GACCGGTGAGGCAAGGCCCAAGACCTCACTGCCTGGTCTTGACTTTCTGCTTACGAATGTCATCGGTGAAGAAGATGATGAAAAAGTGATTGAATTTGTCCGAAAAAGCCAAACTGCCTCCGGAGAGGAATAAAGCAAAATGTTCTCCGCGGGGCAGTTTCTCTTTGTTATATTATTTATTTGGGGTTTACGCCATGTACCCTAACCGCTCTTCGGCTATTGCGCCCTCCTTGGCGCAAAAAGCCGCGCTTCGCATCGTGCTCCGCTTGGCCGCGGATAGACTACATGACGTTAAATTTCGCGTGTATTAAGCGATCCTATGCTGAATATGGGATTTGTATAATTTCCTCTGAAGATCAGATGATACTGATCTTATATTTTTTGAACCAGAAATCCAGCTGCAGCAGAAAGGCAAAAAGTCTGGGTGTGTCCATCAGCTGACCGAACCACGGTCGATTGGCATCGGACGACGGATTGGCCATTAAGTCCAGAAGTTGTTTTTTATTCACTAAATCATACAGCGGTGAGGCAGAGTCTTCCAGAACAGTACGAAGTCTGCCGGTGACCATCTCCAGGAATTGCGGATGGTGGGTTTTGGGGTAAGGGCTTTTGCGCCGCCATAGAACATCTTCAGGAAGTATGCCTTCCAGGGCGGTTCGCAAAAGCCCTTTTTCGCGATTTTGCCAGTACTTCATTTCCCACGGAATATTCCAGACATATTCAACAATCCGGTGGTCACAGAAAGGCACGCGGACTTCCAGACCGGAAGCCATCGTCATTCTGTCTTTGCGGTCAAGCAGGGTGGGCATGAATCTGGTCAAAGTCAGGTAACTGATTCGTTTATCTTTGTCTACTTTGGCGTCCCCGGTCCCCGAAACGGGAACTTCTGAAACGGCTTCCCGGTAGCGCTCTCTTACATAATCTAAAGGTGCGATGATCTGGAGAATTTCCGGTGATAGGATCTGGAGGCGAGTTTGAAGGTCCGTTGACCACGGAAAGGTATCTGCATTTTTAAGATCATCCCGGTGAAACCACGGATATCCGCCAAAAACTTCATCTGCGCATTCCCCGGAAAGTCCGACCGTTACCGACTCTTTGATTCTCCGGCTGAACAGCAGCAGGGAAGAATCAACATCGGCCATACCCGGCAGGTCTCTGGCTGCGGCAGCGTCTGTCAAAGCTTCGACCAGTTCTGCAGTATCCAGAAACAGATTATGGTGGTTGGTGTTGAAGCAATTGGCCATTTTACGCACCCATGGAGCATCCGGATCCGGCTGATAGTCATTTGCTTGAAAATATTTGTCGTTAGCGATGTAGTCAATAGAGAACGTGGGGAGGATTTTCCCTTCAGCCTGATACTTCTTGGCAGCGATAGCCGTTATGATACTGGAATCCAGACCTCCGGACAATAAAGTCCCTAGGGGAACATCGGAGACAAGCTGACGCGAAATGGCATCGATGACCAGTTCGCGAACATGATCGACCGTTGTTCGGATATCATCTGTATGCGGTTTGTTTTCAAGCCGCCAGTACGGCCACTGTCTTATTCCCTCATACTTAACCAGCATCGCGTATCCGGGTTTCAGTTCACAAATGTTTTTAATAACACCAAAACCCGGAGTCCTGGCCGGGGCAATCATAAAAAGTTCGGCGAGGCCTTCACGGTCAATGACCGCAGGGATATCCGGATGGGCAAGTAGCGCTTTAAGTTCTGAAGCAAAAATGAACGACGGGTATTTATGATAATAAAACAGCGGTTTAACGCCCATTCTGTCCCGGGCCAGAAAGAGAGATTTTTCCCGGCAGTCCCAGATCCCAAACGCGAAAATGCCATTGAGTTTCTGAACGCAATCCACGCCCCATTCCAGATAAGACAGAAGCAGGACTTCCGTATCAGAATGCCCTTGGAAGGAATACCCTTTCGCTGAGAGAGCCTGGCGGATTTCTTCGGTGTTATACAATTCTCCGTTATAAGTAATCGTATAGGCCCAGCCGCCGCGCCAGCGGGTCATGGGTTGTTTTCCTCCTTCAATATCTACAACTGCCAGCCTGCTGTGGCCCAAAGCAATTTCGGGATAAAGCCATTTTCCCCGAGTATCAGGACCGCGGGGAGTAAGGGTGTCGACCATTCTGTCAATGACAGGGCCGGATTCGGACATATCCTGCGTCCAATCCAGCCAGCCTGTAATTCCGCACAAAGCTGTTCACTCCTTAAATAATAAAATAATGATAACTGGTATCACCTAATACTATATATATGACCGTTATAACCGAATGTTTCAAAATAATTTCGTGAATTCACTTGCCAAATAAAAAGCATTTGTATATAATGGTTTACAATAACTGCATAGCTTTAAAGCGAAGATTGAGAATAGTAACCATGAACGGAAAATTACAGAGAGTCGCAGGTTGGTGTGATTGCGGCAGGGAAGTTTATGACGAATGGCCTCATGAGTACGACCCGAAATCATCGATAGTAGGCGTCGTCGGGAATCCTACCCGTTATCATCAGGACGTGTATGATCGTACATGTTTAAGCGGGTATAGTAATATACCAATTTGGGTGGTACCGCAGGAGATATAGCCTCTTGTCCCTTTCTAGGGATAAGGGGCTTTTTATATTCACGGAAGACTTGATGCTGAACGGAGACCACGCATCAGCGAGGTACCATGTTTACCCGGGTATCCAAAGGATGGATTTGGCGCATCGCTTTTACCAGGGATGGCAAAGAGCGGTATTCTATAGCAAACTTGGGGGAGGCTAAGCAATATGAATACTTCAATCAAATCGTATCATACCAGCGGCGGGCTTTTGATTCATTCCGTAACGGAAGAAGTTGATAAGTCCTATCGTGAGAAAATCATTACGGAGCTGAATGATGTTCGGGGCGCTTACTTTTGCAGCAGCTTTGAATATCCGGGCAGGTATACCCGCTGGGACATCGGATTTATCAATCCTCCGATCGAGATCCAGACATTTGGCCGAAATATTGAAATAACGGCGTTGGATCAAAAAGGGCTGATCCTGCTGGAATTTATCTATGACGTTCTGAAGCGGGAAACATATTTGGAAACATTGATCCGCGGGCAGTACAAAATAACGGGCAGGGTTGCTCCATGTCAGGAAATTTTTCCGGAAGAGCAAAGAAGCAGGCAAAAATCCGTTTTTTCTGTGGTCCGCAGCCTGCTGGAAGCGTTTTACTCTGATCTGGACGCTTTTCTCGGTCTATATGGAAGCTTCGGCTATGATCTGATCTTTCAGTTTGAAAGCATCCATCTGAAAAGGCCGCGGGATGAAGTGCAGGCCGATATGATCTTGTTTATCCCCGATGAAATCTTTGTCATTGACCATCAGAAGGATGACTGCTTCCGTATTCGGTATGATTTTGAATTCGGCGGTCTTTCCAGTCTGGGTCAGGCCAAAACGATGCTGTCAGCTGCCGGGAGAATAAAAAATGACGGCCGGACTATTCCGGCGCAGGAAATATCAAACGATACCGAAGGACGATATGCGGAAAAAGTCCGGATTGCTAAAGCGTACTTTAAACGCGGTGACTTTTTCGAGGTCGTTCCGTCTCATACCTTTTACCGGAGCTGTGAGATCAGGCCTTCGGAAATATTTGAAAACTTGACAAAGATTAATCCGAGTCCTTATGGGTTCCTGATTCATCTTGGCAATGAGCACCTGATTGGTTCCTCGCCGGAAATGTTTGTCAGGGTCGAAGGCAGAAGAATCGAGACTTGTCCGATATCCGGTACAATTCCAAGAGGCCGGGACGCGCTTGAAGATGCCGAGAGAATCCGTGAGCTGCTGAACTCCCATAAGGATGAGTCCGAACTTACGATGTGCACGGACGTCGACCGCAATGACAAATCCAGGATCTGTATACCGGGTACGGTTAAGGTACTGGGACGGCGCCAGATCGAAATGTATTCTCACCTTATTCATACCGTGGACCATGTTGAGGGGATTCTGGCCGATGGGTATGACGCCTTGGATGCTTTTATGACCCATATGTGGGCGGTAACAGTGACCGGGGCTCCCAAAAAAGCCGCCGTCCAATGGATTGAAGACCATGAGGAGTCCAACCGGATGTGGTACGGCGGGGCAGTCGGAATCCTTGGTTTTGACGGCCGGATGAATACAGGACTCACACTCAGAACCATCCGCTTAAAAGACGGGATCGCTGGGGTCAGAGTCGGAGCAACGCTGCTGTATGATTCCATTCCCGAAGAGGAAGAAAAAGAAACGATTGTCAAGGCTGAAGCCCTTCTCAAAGTATTGGGTGATGCGAAAGCCGGTATGACTGAAAATAGAAACGATCTGCTCACAGCTTGTTCACCACGGCAAGAGAATGCCGCTGATCCTTTTCAAGTGCTGCTGGTTGATCATGAAGACTCCTTCGTGCATACACTGGCCAGTTATTTCCGTAAAGCCGGCTGTCAGGTGGTCACGATGCGGCACCATCTGGCCAGAGAAGCCTTAAAGAAAGAACGGTATGATTTGGTCGTGCTGTCCCCGGGCCCGGGCAAACCGTCTGATTTTAAACTCCGGGAAACAATCGGGCTCTGTCTGGACAAAGGAATTCCTCTCTTTGGGGTCTGTCTGGGGCTGCAGGGGATTGTCGAATATTTTAACGGAAAGCTCGGCGTATTGGATATACCGGTGCATGGCAAACAATCGGCGTTAAAAATATCCCCAGAATCAGTAATCTTTAAAAAATTGGCCAATCTAAGAGTAGGCAGATACCATTCGCTGTTTGCTGAAAAAGTACCGCCGGAACTTGAGATTACGGCCTGGACTGAAGATGGTGTGGTTATGGCAGTAGAAAGCAAAGATAAAAACATTCTAGCAGTCCAGTTCCACCCTGAATCCATCATGTCGATGGATGAGGATCAAGGATTCCGGATCATCACCAATATTTTGTCTATACGAGGAGGTGCCTACGGTGCGTAATCTGACCATTCTGGATTGTACGCTCAGAGACGGAGGACTGACCAACAACTTCCGGTTCCCGGAAAAATATATCAAAGACCATATTCAAAAGATCTCCGAAGCGAAGGTCGATTATCTTGAACTTGGGTATAAAGCAGATCCCGCGTATTATGAACGGACAGCCTACGGCAAACTTAAATTCTGTGATGACAGCGAGATACGTGACATCATCAAAGGAATTCCGGGGCTTCCCAAACTGGCTTTTATGGTGGATGTCGGCAGATTTGACCGGCGATTGGTTGAAAATGCCTCAGTTTCACCGTTCACCATGGGCCGGGTTGCCTGCTATTTAAACCAGATTGAAGAGGCCGTCGAAGATGTCCGCTTTCTGCAAAATAAAGGCTATGAAACAACGCTGAATATCATGGCAATTTCCAGAGAAAGAATCCCGGAAATTATTTGCGGTTTAAGAAAAATCAAAGCGCAAATCCCTGCAGCAGCAGTCTATGTGGTAGACAGTTACGGGGCGCTTTATCCGGATGATGTCAAAAAGCTGGTATCGCTGTACAAGGAAGAATTAAACGGTATGAAGGTGGGAATTCACGTGCATAACAATATGCAGCTGGCCTTCTCCAACACCATTACGGCGGTTGAAAGCGGTGCTGACTTCCTTGATGCGAGTGTCAACGGGATGGGAAGGGGCGCCGGCAACTGTCCGCTGGAATGTCTTTTACCCTATGTCGGTAAGGACAATTATGATTTAAAGCCTGTACTGGCGCTGATTAATGATTACTACACCCATGATGCTAACGAACGTTCCTGGGGTTACTGTCCGAAGCAGCTCTTGACGGGGATTTTTAATCAGCATCCTGTCTATAGTATCCAGGGGGCTGGCGAAGATCTGATCCGAATCTATGATCATTTTCAAAGTGAGGTGCAGGTATGAAGAACAAAATGATTAATTATCTAGGACAAAATGGTTATTTTGGCGCCTATGGCGGGAGATTTGTCCCGGAAATCCTGATACCGGCTGTCGACGAACTGAATCAGGCTTTTCAGGAAATATTACGGGACGAGGACTTTTATAAGCAATACTATAATCTCCTGATGGATTTTTCAGGCAGGCCGACGCCGCTGACGTATGCTGAAGGGCTTAGTGCGTATTTTGGCAAAGCCAAAATCTATATAAAACGGGAAGATTTGAATCATTCCGGCGCCCATAAAATCAATAACGTGCTCGGACAGGGCTTGCTCATGAAAAAGTTGGGCAAGACCAGAGTCATTGCCGAGACCGGCGCAGGCCAGCACGGTGTGGCAACGGCGATCATGGCAGCAAAAATGGGATTTCAGGCGACGATCTATATGGGAGCTGAAGACGCTGAACGGCAATATGCCAATGTCTTCTGGATGAAACAGCTCGGAGCTGAAGTTATTCCTGTGACAACCGGGACGGCAACGCTTAAGGATGCCATTAACGAAGCACTTCGCGACTGGGCAGGGAATTTTGACAACACGCATTATGCGCTTGGCACGGCGTGTGGACCAAGGCCATTCCCGGAGATGGTCACTTTCTTTCAGTCCGTAATCAGTAAAGAGATGAAAAAACAAATTAATGAGATTTGCGGCAAGAATCCGGACCGGATCTATGCCTGTCTGGGCGGCGGTTCCAATGCGATGGGCGCTTTTGTGGAATTTCTGCAGGAGCCCGGTGTAGAACTTGTTGCCGTCGAGGCAGGCGGCAAGGGCGAAGCTTCCGGAAAGCATGCTTCGCGGATCGCTTATGCCAAAGCCAAAACCGGCGTCTCTCAGGGCTACAAGACATTGTTTCTCCAGGATGATGACGGACAGATGCTGGATACCTGGAGCATTTCCGCCGGACTTGATTATGTCGGCGTATCACCAATCCTGGCTCATCTGGCGGAAACCAAGAGGGTCCGGGTTTTAGCCGCCACAGATGCCGAAGTCATTGAGGCCTTTAAACTGATCATCAGCAAGGAAGGGCTGATACCGGCACTTGAATCCACACATGCTTTCGCCGGACTTTTCAGGGAAATTGCTGACACCAAACCGGAAGATGTCATCGTTGTCAATATGTCCGGGCGGGGCGACAAAGATATCTTCAATATTGGGGAAGCATTGCAGGATCAGGGCTGGAAAACATTTGTCACGGAAAGAGGTAAGGCATATGCGGATTGAAAAACAAATCGAAGCTATGAGAAAAGAGAAGAAAATACTGCTGATGACCCACCAAATTATTGGCTATCCTGATTTTGCCGCCAATGAAAAAGTGATTGAATGCTTTTATAACAACGGGGTCGATCTGATTGAACTGCAAATACCTTTTTCTGATCCGATTGCCGACGGACCGGTATTCACCAAGTCCAACCAGGCCGTATTAGAGAAGGGGATCAAAGTCAGCGACTGCCTGAAGTTTATTGAGAGAATGGCCAGCAAATACCCGATCCCGTTTTTGGTCATGACCTACTACAATATTCTGTACCAATACGGCGTCGAAGCATTTATTGACCGGTGCAAAGAGATTGGCGTCCAGGGAACCATCGTGCCGGATGCTCCGCTCGATGAGGCCAGAACCTACTACGATTATTCCTGCCAACAGGGATTGGCTGCAGTAAGTATAGCGACACCTTATTCCGATCCGAAGCGGCTGCAGGAAATTGCAGATATCGGGAGCGGATTCATCTATTACGTTCCCCGCAAAGGGGTAACCGGCAGCAAAACAACTTTTGGCTTCGAAATTCTGGACGGGATTCAAAAAGCAAAGAAAGAGACCGGCAAAACAATCGCCGTAGGTTTTGGGATTCAAGGCCCGGAAGATGTCGCCCGTTTAATTGGAACAGCCGATATAGCAATCATCGGCAGTAAGATCCAGCAGGTGCTGGAGACTGAAGGGCTGTCCGGTCTGGATCAGTTTTTAGGCGATATTGCGCGTGTTAATAAGGAGGAATGAATGATGGGAATGGAGATAGCTTTAAAAAAACTTTCCAATAGAGAGGATCTCAGTGCTCAGCTGGCCTATGATTCCATGACGGAGATTATGAGCGGTGAAGCCAGTGAAATCTCCATGGCAGCCTTTTTAACGGCACTCCGCCTGAAAGGAGAGACCATTGAAGAGATTTACGGGACAAGTAAGGTGATGCGGGAAAAAGCCCTCAAAGTTGCGTGCGCATCAGAAAATCTGGTGGACACCTGCGGAACAGGCGGGGATGGCGCTCATACGTTCAATATTTCCACAACGGCAATGTTCGTTGCTGCCAGTAATGGCGTAAAAATTGCCAAGCATGGCAACCGGAGCATTACCAGCAAGAGCGGGGCTGCCGATGTCCTCGAAGCTTTAGGGATCGAGATTGCGCTGACACCGGAAGCAATAGGGAAGTGTATCGACCAGGTGGGCCTTGGTTTTATGTTCGCTCCGCATTTCCATGCTTCGATGAAATATGCGATGCCGGTGCGTAAAGCACTTGGCTTCAAAACCATCTTTAATATCCTCGGCCCATTGGCCAATCCGGCCGCAGCCCCAAGACAGCTGATCGGCGTTTACGACAAAAGCCTTGTGCCCGTGGCTGCGGAAGTATTGAACAGACATCAGGCTGTACACGCGCTCATTGTCCACGGCAGTGACGGTCTCGACGAAATCACCCTGACAGGGTCGACTTATGCGGCAGAACTCAAGGATGGAAAGGTAACCGAGTTTGTCATTCATCCGGAAGATTATGGTTTTTCCTATTGTACGCTTCAGGATCTCGTAGGCGGAACGCCACAGGAAAACGCGCAGATCACCCTGGATATTCTTGCAGGAGGTCAGGGCCCCAAAGCAGACACCGTCATCCTAAATGCCGGAGCGGCAATTTATGTCGGAGGTAAAGCCGGAAGCTTGCAGGAGGGGATCGAGATGGCCAGGGCCACAGTCCGGGAAAAGAAAGCGCTGCCGGTCCTTAACGAGTTTATCGCTGTGACTAGACAGCATTAGCATTCGGTAGAAAACGGCTTTATCAAGTCTGAGTTTAAGTACAGATCTCAGTTTAGTGCCATAAAGGGGCTTGTACCCGTGGAGAGTTTGAAGAAGGGGGATAAAAATGATCCTCGATAAAATTGTAGAGGCCAAATTAAAGCGGCTTTCCGATCAGAAGAAAAAAATTTCCGGTGAAGAGCTCATAGAAAAGCTAACAAAAAAACTAAAAATCAATGATGATCGTGATAATCTTAAGCAAGATGTTAACGTGGAGCGGCCTGCAGGCGTGTTTGCCTCAGCCCTGACTGCGGGACGCCGGAACAAAGACAAAGCAGGGATTTCCATAATTGCGGAAGTCAAGAAGGCTTCTCCATCCAAAGGAATTCTAGCTCCGGACTTCGATTATCTGCAAATAGCCAGCATGTATGAGCAGCTGGGGGCTGCGGCAATCTCCGTCTTAACAGAGCAGGATTACTTTCTCGGGAGTCCGGATTATCTGAGGGAGATTAGAGAATCCGTCAAGATTCCGCTGCTGCGAAAGGATTTTATGATTGACCCCTACCAGATTTACGAAGCAAAGATTTTGGGGGCGGATGCTATTCTGCTCATCGTAAAAATATTGGATGATAAGCAGTTGAAAGAATTCCTGGGGATAGCTGAACAGATCGGTCTGGATTGTCTTGTGGAAGTGCATGACGAAGCAGAAGCTGAAAGGGCCATGGCAGCAGGAGCTGGCATCATCGGAATCAATAACCGGAACCTTGAAACGTTTGAGGTGGATTTGAACCACAGCCGCAGAATCGGCGCTATGATCCCGGATCATCTGATCAAGGTCTCAGAAAGCGGGATTCATACGGGCGAGGATATCCTGACGGTGCAAGCGTGGGGATTTGATGCTGTTTTGGTCGGAGAGGCTTTCATGAAGGCAGGCAGTCTTGAACAAAAATTTGCAGAGTTCCTTCAGGTACCATCCAGACCCTAAATCAAATATATCCTAGCGGCAGATTTCGTTAATACGACGTTGTCTGGCAGTTCCATCCTTCCATGGCATCGTTGTATCAGGCCAGGAGATATTGATATTTTAGGATTGACAAGGTATAGGGACATACTGACAATCGAATACAGATAACGCGTGATTTAGGAGTTGATATGGCAAGGATGGAAGAGAACGTAAAAGGCATCTATGCTGGGCAGACGCCAAAAGTTAAGATTTGTGGAATTCGTACCCTGGAGGATGTCAGGATCATCAATGAGCTGAAACCGGATTTTGCCGGCTTTGTGCTAGCTCCGAGCAAAAGACAGGTCTCGCTCAGCGAACTGAAAATATTGATTGCTTCCTTGGACAAAAAGATCATCCCAGTTGGGGTTTTCGTCAATCAGGACCCGGATCTCTTACTGCGCGTCGTGGAAGCAGGTCTGCAAATACTTCAGATTCACGGTGATGAGCCTTTGGAATATATGCGTCAATTAAAGAATAAAATCCTGGAAAAATACCAGGATCATCGTCAAGTAATGATCTGGAAAGTTGTCAGGGTAGGTCCGGCAGCGAATCCGATAGTGTTCGATGCCAGTGCATTTCAGGGCCTGGTTGACGGTTTTGTTTATGATAAATATGATCCTGAGACTTATGGCGGTACCGGAGAAAGTTTTGACTGGAAGCTTCTGCAAAGAAATCAGAGCAGCCAAATTGAAAAAAACAAAGTCGGGGATATTCCAATGATTTTGGCCGGAGGTTTGAATGAAGAGAATGTTGCGTCCGCAATAACCTTATTACATCCCTATTGCCTGGACGTCAGCAGCAGTGTAGAGACGGAAGGACGAAAAGACCCGGATAAAATGAAAAGGTTTATTAACCGTGTCCGTGCTTAATGTGCAGACTTGCACAAATACTTTGCTCGCACGTTTTCGCATATTGTGCAAGACTACAATATTTGAAGTAATCAGAAGAAATATAGAGAATTTAAGATGTAGTAACTGGATAAAAAGTTCTAATAAAATTGGGTTAGATAGGTAAGGGGACGCCGCGAAACTAAGTTTCGTTACGTCCCCTTTGCTTAAAGTCTTTGTACCATCTCTTCCGGAGAAGGGATATTCAAATATTTTCGCTGGATAGGGCCTAGATGAAAGATCTGGACTTCTACAAACCGAAGGACCGAGTTGGCAATCCAGTAAGCGCTCAGGGCAACAGGTGCTTTCCACAGAAAAACGACGCCAATAGCAACCGGGAATATGAACATCAGTAAATTTTTGTTTTCTGCTGTAAATACACTCAGCGTCTGAAGCAGACCGGCAATAACCGGCAAAATATGAAGATGATCTGCCATATGGAGATCAGATACCCACGGAATAAGAATACTGCCAACTGGTATACTCAGATGCGTAATAGCAACGTACAAGGAGAAAAAAACCGGGGCCTGGATAATAAGTGTTGCAAACGTAAACAGTGGATTGATTTTATATTTAGATGCAATTTTCATTGATTCAGAATTAACTTTTTTAATTTGATTGTGAAATTTTCCAGATAAAATTGTTCTGGCTTTGGTCAGATTTGCGGTTAATAATTGTACTTTTTGCTGTTTTATTGACAAAGGAAATAACAAGAGTTTTATCCCTAATGTAATCAGAGCAACCGCAATGAACCAATCGCCCGTAGTACTGACAAGGAATGCTAATAACTGGGAAAGGACTGTGCTAATCATATTCATTGAAACATCCTCCAAAGTTTTAATTCTTATAAAACAAGGAGGTTTGAATAAGGTGAGTCATCATCCTGGTCAGTTTTGATCTTTCTTCTAAATATCAAATGCTTTTTCACCTTAATATTTTGGGGAGATGAGGAGCTGATTGGACAACTCGAAAGATAAGTATCAGCAAATCTGATACAGATGGAAGAAGAATGCACAAGTTTGATACTGGCCCAGGAAACGGCTAAGATCAAAGTCAGGTTAATGATTAGAATAAGCAGTATGCCGGCGTCAAATTGCATTTTCTCACCCCCAAAAACTAAATTTATTATATAATTGATATATGGTAATAGCAAGAGACGGACGCATCGTTGATGCTGCCAGTAGAAAATAGGAATAGGCAGGGTATGAAAAATGAAGAAGCGCTTGAGAATACGTATTCAATATCTGATTGGCTGCCTCCTGGCGATATCGGTTGTTCTGATTATTTCTATGCTGATCATTAATCACTATGTGGAACGGGTTGGTACGAAATACATCTGCGATGTGGATCATGTACCTGAGGTTGACGCAGTCCTGGTGTTAGGTGCCTATGTTTTGCCGGATGGAACTGCTTCATCCATGCTTGCCGACCGCTTGACCGTCGGTTATGAGCTTTACCAGCAAGGCAAGGCTCCCAAAATTCTTGTGAGCGGTGATCATGGCCGAACAGATTATGATGAAGTTAATGCTATGAAGAGGTTCCTGAAGGAGAAAGGGGTCGCGGGTCAGAATATCTTTATGGATCACGCGGGCTTTAGCACATATGAAAGCTTATATCGAGCGAGAGATATATTCCTTGTCAAAAGAGTCATCATCGTGACTCAGGAATATCATTTAAAACGGGCAGTCTTTGTCGCCAGGTCTTTAGGGCTTGAAGCTTATGGCGTTGCCTCAGACCGGCATGATTACGGACAGGCAATGGCCTACTATCAGCTCAGGGAACTTTTAGCCCGAAATAAAGACTTCCTATGGGCTAAAATTATTAAGCCCAAGCCGACCTATTTAGGGGATGTAATACCGGTATTTGGAGATGGCGGAGCTACTGACGATTAAATAACTGGAGAGTGAAGTGAACAGAATTGTTCAATGAAAAAAGTCATCCTTGCGTGGATGACTTTTTTGTCAGGTATTTCTCAAGCAGAGCGTCTTTACTGATCCAGACGACTTTGGGCTTTGTTCCAAGTTTTTCTGTATCTTTTTTCGCGGACGGGTTATAGACTCGGTAAACGATTTTTTGCATGAAACCAATGAATCCGGCATTACCATTCGTATATTCAGTAACGTTAAACCCAAGGCCTTTGACACCACGGTTGATGAGTG
This genomic stretch from Dehalobacter restrictus DSM 9455 harbors:
- the asnB gene encoding asparagine synthase (glutamine-hydrolyzing), producing MCGITGWLDWTQDMSESGPVIDRMVDTLTPRGPDTRGKWLYPEIALGHSRLAVVDIEGGKQPMTRWRGGWAYTITYNGELYNTEEIRQALSAKGYSFQGHSDTEVLLLSYLEWGVDCVQKLNGIFAFGIWDCREKSLFLARDRMGVKPLFYYHKYPSFIFASELKALLAHPDIPAVIDREGLAELFMIAPARTPGFGVIKNICELKPGYAMLVKYEGIRQWPYWRLENKPHTDDIRTTVDHVRELVIDAISRQLVSDVPLGTLLSGGLDSSIITAIAAKKYQAEGKILPTFSIDYIANDKYFQANDYQPDPDAPWVRKMANCFNTNHHNLFLDTAELVEALTDAAAARDLPGMADVDSSLLLFSRRIKESVTVGLSGECADEVFGGYPWFHRDDLKNADTFPWSTDLQTRLQILSPEILQIIAPLDYVRERYREAVSEVPVSGTGDAKVDKDKRISYLTLTRFMPTLLDRKDRMTMASGLEVRVPFCDHRIVEYVWNIPWEMKYWQNREKGLLRTALEGILPEDVLWRRKSPYPKTHHPQFLEMVTGRLRTVLEDSASPLYDLVNKKQLLDLMANPSSDANRPWFGQLMDTPRLFAFLLQLDFWFKKYKISII
- the trpD gene encoding anthranilate phosphoribosyltransferase, which encodes MMGMEIALKKLSNREDLSAQLAYDSMTEIMSGEASEISMAAFLTALRLKGETIEEIYGTSKVMREKALKVACASENLVDTCGTGGDGAHTFNISTTAMFVAASNGVKIAKHGNRSITSKSGAADVLEALGIEIALTPEAIGKCIDQVGLGFMFAPHFHASMKYAMPVRKALGFKTIFNILGPLANPAAAPRQLIGVYDKSLVPVAAEVLNRHQAVHALIVHGSDGLDEITLTGSTYAAELKDGKVTEFVIHPEDYGFSYCTLQDLVGGTPQENAQITLDILAGGQGPKADTVILNAGAAIYVGGKAGSLQEGIEMARATVREKKALPVLNEFIAVTRQH
- a CDS encoding aldolase catalytic domain-containing protein, which produces MRNLTILDCTLRDGGLTNNFRFPEKYIKDHIQKISEAKVDYLELGYKADPAYYERTAYGKLKFCDDSEIRDIIKGIPGLPKLAFMVDVGRFDRRLVENASVSPFTMGRVACYLNQIEEAVEDVRFLQNKGYETTLNIMAISRERIPEIICGLRKIKAQIPAAAVYVVDSYGALYPDDVKKLVSLYKEELNGMKVGIHVHNNMQLAFSNTITAVESGADFLDASVNGMGRGAGNCPLECLLPYVGKDNYDLKPVLALINDYYTHDANERSWGYCPKQLLTGIFNQHPVYSIQGAGEDLIRIYDHFQSEVQV
- a CDS encoding anthranilate synthase component I is translated as MNTSIKSYHTSGGLLIHSVTEEVDKSYREKIITELNDVRGAYFCSSFEYPGRYTRWDIGFINPPIEIQTFGRNIEITALDQKGLILLEFIYDVLKRETYLETLIRGQYKITGRVAPCQEIFPEEQRSRQKSVFSVVRSLLEAFYSDLDAFLGLYGSFGYDLIFQFESIHLKRPRDEVQADMILFIPDEIFVIDHQKDDCFRIRYDFEFGGLSSLGQAKTMLSAAGRIKNDGRTIPAQEISNDTEGRYAEKVRIAKAYFKRGDFFEVVPSHTFYRSCEIRPSEIFENLTKINPSPYGFLIHLGNEHLIGSSPEMFVRVEGRRIETCPISGTIPRGRDALEDAERIRELLNSHKDESELTMCTDVDRNDKSRICIPGTVKVLGRRQIEMYSHLIHTVDHVEGILADGYDALDAFMTHMWAVTVTGAPKKAAVQWIEDHEESNRMWYGGAVGILGFDGRMNTGLTLRTIRLKDGIAGVRVGATLLYDSIPEEEEKETIVKAEALLKVLGDAKAGMTENRNDLLTACSPRQENAADPFQVLLVDHEDSFVHTLASYFRKAGCQVVTMRHHLAREALKKERYDLVVLSPGPGKPSDFKLRETIGLCLDKGIPLFGVCLGLQGIVEYFNGKLGVLDIPVHGKQSALKISPESVIFKKLANLRVGRYHSLFAEKVPPELEITAWTEDGVVMAVESKDKNILAVQFHPESIMSMDEDQGFRIITNILSIRGGAYGA
- the trpA gene encoding tryptophan synthase subunit alpha, with the protein product MRIEKQIEAMRKEKKILLMTHQIIGYPDFAANEKVIECFYNNGVDLIELQIPFSDPIADGPVFTKSNQAVLEKGIKVSDCLKFIERMASKYPIPFLVMTYYNILYQYGVEAFIDRCKEIGVQGTIVPDAPLDEARTYYDYSCQQGLAAVSIATPYSDPKRLQEIADIGSGFIYYVPRKGVTGSKTTFGFEILDGIQKAKKETGKTIAVGFGIQGPEDVARLIGTADIAIIGSKIQQVLETEGLSGLDQFLGDIARVNKEE
- the trpB gene encoding tryptophan synthase subunit beta; the protein is MKNKMINYLGQNGYFGAYGGRFVPEILIPAVDELNQAFQEILRDEDFYKQYYNLLMDFSGRPTPLTYAEGLSAYFGKAKIYIKREDLNHSGAHKINNVLGQGLLMKKLGKTRVIAETGAGQHGVATAIMAAKMGFQATIYMGAEDAERQYANVFWMKQLGAEVIPVTTGTATLKDAINEALRDWAGNFDNTHYALGTACGPRPFPEMVTFFQSVISKEMKKQINEICGKNPDRIYACLGGGSNAMGAFVEFLQEPGVELVAVEAGGKGEASGKHASRIAYAKAKTGVSQGYKTLFLQDDDGQMLDTWSISAGLDYVGVSPILAHLAETKRVRVLAATDAEVIEAFKLIISKEGLIPALESTHAFAGLFREIADTKPEDVIVVNMSGRGDKDIFNIGEALQDQGWKTFVTERGKAYAD